One segment of Salvia splendens isolate huo1 chromosome 20, SspV2, whole genome shotgun sequence DNA contains the following:
- the LOC121781007 gene encoding multisite-specific tRNA:(cytosine-C(5))-methyltransferase trm4b-like, which translates to MEVVPGASEFPLPESFLEFLNQNGLDPSIYAASHSTPRYIRLKPGCKLEREEIEDEIKCRLEEVYWLPDFYYLPPDIKIASTKAYQEGKIYGIDAASGAAVLALDVSPGDHVLDLCAAPGAKLCMILDLLGCSGSVTGVDIARHRLAAARTMLQKYAIGDQCRPFAADGTTFSLTPLRAQSNSKSANTEVGEKTEVYNKWTPRRPWKERKRIAKASKTFSQIQEPELIFYGQHSGVVCLSKHNVYRKVNDQEISQFGYDKVLVDAECTHDGSIKHIQKFEQWGWTTLQRRVLEAERTDDLSVLQLKLLVNGFRLLKVGGSLVYSTCSLTVAQNEDVIERFLSECASAKLLEIDVAKNWPCKQARVANALRFDPVTSSTSGLFVAKFTKLLA; encoded by the exons ATGGAGGTGGTGCCAGGCGCCTCTGAATTTCCGCTGCCCGAATCGTTTCTCGAATTTCTCAATCAAAACGGCTTGGATCCTTCGATTTATGCCGCCTCTCACTCCACTCCTCGTTACATTAG GTTAAAACCAGGATGTAAACTCGAGAGAGAAGAAATTGAAGATGAGATTAAATGTAGACTTGAAGAAGTTTATTGGCTGCCTGATTTTTATTATCTTCCACCTGAT ATCAA AATCGCAAGCACAAAGGCGTATCAGGAAGGAAAG ATATATGGCATAGATGCAGCTTCAGGAGCTGCAGTTTTAGCTTTGGATGTTTCACCGGGTGATCACGTCCTTGATCTCTGTGCAGCTCCTG GTGCTAAGCTATGTATGATACTGGACCTTCTTGGTTGTTCAGGTTCTGTGACTGGTGTTGATATTGCTAGGCATCGGCTAGCAGCTGCAAGAACTATGCTGCAGAAATATGCTATTGGTGACCAATGCCGTCCCTTTGCTGCTGATGGAACGACATTCTCTCTTACTCCGCTCAGGGCTCAGTCAAATTCTAAATCAG CCAATACTGAGGTGGGAGAAAAGACTGAGGTATACAACAAGTGGACTCCTCGGAGACCATGGAAAGAACGGAAGAGGATAGCTAAAGCTTctaaaacattttcacaaattCAAGAACCAGAACTTATATTTTATGGGCAACATTCTGGGGTGGTTTGTTTGAGCAAACATAATGTgtacagaaaagtaaatgaccAAGAAATTTCGCAATTCGGCTATGACAAG GTCCTTGTGGATGCAGAATGCACTCATGATGGCTCGATAAAACACATTCAGAAATTTGAACAATGGGGTTGGACAACACTTCAACGCCGTGTACTGGAGGCTGAGAGGACTGATGACTTGTCTGTTCTTCAG TTAAAATTGCTAGTCAATGGATTTAGATTGCTTAAAGTTGGAGGATCACTCGTCTACAGCACATGCAG TTTGACCGTTGCTCAGAATGAAGATGTGATAGAACGTTTCCTCTCAGAATGTGCATCCGCTA AGTTGCTGGAGATAGATGTTGCAAAGAATTGGCCTTGTAAGCAAGCTAGAGTAGCAAATGCTTTACGTTTCGATCCGGTGACTTCATCAACAAGTGGACTTTTTGTTGCCAAGTTCACCAAGTTGTTGGCTTGA